The stretch of DNA GCATCCTTGGCGTGCGCGGCGGCCAGATCAAGCGGCTGGTCACCATGCCCGATGGCGATGATGTGGCGCAAACGACGGTGCATCTGATGCGTGTCTCGCGGCGCGATATCCGCAATGGGGTGGCCCGGATGAAAGAGGAACCCGGCGTTCATGCCGTCGAGATCAAGGCCAGCAAGGCGCGGCGCGACCCCTCCTGATCAGCCCGCCAGCTTCTTCAACCGGCGCGGCAGATCGGCACTGATCTTGCGCTGCTCATGCGGCTGAGCCTTCTTCCATTGGCGGCATTCGGGCTTGGTGCGTCCGCAGCCACGGCACCAGCCGGTGCGGCCATCGAAAACACAATTTTCAACGCAAGGGGATCGCATGGCGTGGCCCCTAGCCGATATCGAGGGCCAATGCAGGCTCTTTTCAGGGATCGCCCGCCAAAGCGGAAATGTGATCATTGAACTTGCCATCACATTCCTATGTGATAAACACAAGCCCATGTCACAGACTCTCATCGAACGCGTCCGCCGCCTCATCACCGATGGTGGCATGACCAAGTCCGGCCTTGCCCGTGCGGCGGGGCTCCATGCCAACACATTGCGCGACGTGGGCGAGCCCGAGTGGAACCCCACCGCCGAAACGCTCAGCAAGCTGGAGCGCTTCCTGTCGGACAATGATGAAACCCCCGTCCTCGTCTCCATCGAGGAGATCATCGAGGAAGCCCGCAACGGGCGCATGTATATCCTGGTCGATGATGAAGACCGCGAGAATGAGGGCGACCTTATCATTCCCGCGCAAATGTGCACCCCCTCCGCCATCAATTTCATGGTCACCCATTGCCGTGGCCTGGTCTGCCTCGCCCTCTCCTCCGAGCGTATCGACGAGCTGGGCCTCGAACCGATGCACCGCCACAACCGCACCCCGCTGGGCACCGCCTTCACCGTATCCATCGAAGCCCGCGAAGGCATCTCCACCGGCATTTCCGCGCAGGACCGCGCCCGCACCGTCTCCGTGGCGATCGACGGCTCGAAGGGCTCCGACGATATCGTCAGCCCCGGCCATGTCTTCCCGCTGCGCGCCCGCCCCGGTGGCGTGCTGGTTCGCGCCGGGCACACCGAGGCGGCGGTCGACATCTCGCGCCTCGCCGGCCTCAACCCCTCGGGCGTGATCTGCGAGATCATGCGCGAGGACGGCACCATGGCCCGCTTCGACGATTGCGTCGCCTTCGCCCGCCAGCACGGCGTGAAGATGGCCACCATCCGCGACCTGATCGCCTATCGCCGCAAGCATGACCGCATGGTCTCGCTCAAGTCGGAAAGCACCTTCACCAGCCGCTTCGGCGGTGACTGGGCCGCCCGCGCCTATTTCAACAAGGCCACCGGCGAGGAAAACCTCGTGCTGGTCAAGGGCCGCATCGACCCGACCACCCCCACGCTGGTGCGCATGCACGCCACCTCGCTCTTCGCCGACCTGCTGGGTGAGGTCAGCCCGCGCGCCGACCTGCTCCACCGCTCGATGGAGATCATCGGCGAGGAAGGCGCGGGCGTGATCGTCTTCGTCAACCGGCCCACCAGCGAAGTTTCACGCGCTTTCGAATTGCGCGAACAGGCGCGGGCGGGCAATATGAAGCCCATCGAGGAACTGCGCGATTACGGCGTGGGCGCCCAGATCCTTGCGGAACTGGGGGTTCACGAGATCACCCTCCTCACCAACACCCATCACACGCTTGTCGCGCTGGAGGGCTATGGCCTCTCCATCGTGGGCGAACGCTGCATTCAAGGATAATTCCATGGCCAAGTTTCTGATCGTCGAAGCCCGCTTCTACGACCACCTCAACGACCAACTGATCGCCGGCGCCAAGGCCGCGATCAAGGCCGCCGGCCATAAGTCCGAGGTTATCACCGTGCCCGGAGCGCTGGAAATCCCCGCCGCCATCGCGCTGGCGGATTCGACGGGCGATTACGAAGGCTATGTCGCCATCGGCGTGGTGATCCGCGGCGAGACCTATCACTTCGAAATCGTGGCGGGCGAAAGCGCGCGCGGGATCATGGCGCTTTCGATGGATGGCCTGCCGATCGGCAATGGCATCCTGACGGTCGAGAACGAAGAGCAGGCTCTGGTCCGCGCCGATCCGGCCCAGAAGGACAAGGGTGGTGAGGCTGCTAAGGCGGCGATTGCGCTGCTGGCTCTGAAAGAGAAGTTCGGGGCTTAAGAGGTTAAGGGGAAAGTGCGAGGGGGTTACCCCCTCGCGCTCCCATGACGTCTCCCGACGAAAGGGCAGCGCTGATTTATAGGCTGCGCCCCGCCGCGAAGCGGCTTTAAGATGATTGCCTCCGGCGGTGAGGTTTTGCGCAACGGCGCGGCCTTAACTGCCCTTTCGTCGGAAGACGTCATGGGGGTGCAGGGGGTGTAACACCCCCTGCTTTCATCCTTTACCTTCTTACCAGATCTTCGCCCGCTTCTCCGGCGGCAGATAGAGCTTGTCGCCCGGCTTCACGCCGAAGGCATCATACCACGCATCCAGATTGCGCACCGTCAGCGCGCGATACTGGCCCGGAGCGTGGCCATTCGTCGCCACAATGTTGCGCAGCGCTGCTTCGCGGTACTTGGTCGCCCAGGTCTGCGCGAAGGCGAGGAAGAAGCGCTGATCGCCGGTCATGCCGCTGATCACCGGAGCCTTCGCGCCGTGCAGCGAGGCGTGATAAGCGTCCAGCGATGCCGCCAGCCCGGCCACGTCGGCGATGTTCTCGCTCAGCGTCAGATCGCCCTTGATGTGCAGGCCCGGATAGGGCTCGTAGGCGCTGAACTCTTCCGCCAGCATCTTGCCCGCCGCGTCGAAGCGCTTGAGGTCCTGCTCGGTCCACCAGTTGCGCAGGCGCCCGGTGGCGTCGAAGGCCGCGCCCTGATTGTCGAAGCTGTGGCTGATCTCGTGGCCGATCACCGCGCCCACCGCGCCATAGTTGTAGGCGGCATCGGCGGCGGGGTCGAAGAAGGGCTTCTGCAGGATGGCGGCGGGGAAGTTCAGCGCGTTCTGCACCGGCAGGTTGAGCGCATTGACCGTCTGTGAGGTCAGCCACCATTCGTTGCGGTCGAGCGGCTTGCCCAGCTTGGCCAGTTGGTGGGCGGTGTCGAACTTGCCCGCCGCCACGGCATTGGCATAGGCGTTGTCGGGGGTGACTGTAAGGCCGGCATAGTCTTCCCAAGTGTCGGGATAGCCGATGCCGACGATGATGCCCTTGACCTTGGCGATGGCCTCGGCCTTGGTCGAGGGGGCCATCCAGTCGAGCGCCTGAATGCGGCTGGTGAAGGCGGCCTTGATGTTGACCACCATGCCCTGAATGCGCGTCTTGGACGAGGCCGGGAAATAGCGGCCCACGTAAATCCGCGCCAGCGCATCGCCCAGAGCGTTGTTCACCGCCGCCAAGGCGCGCTTGTCGCGCGGGCGGGGTTGGGCAACGCCGCTCAGCACCGTGCCGTAGAAGGCGAAGCGGTCGTCGTCGATCTGCTTGGGCAGCACGGCGGCGTATTGGCTCACCTGATGGAAGGCCAGCCAGTCCTTCCAGACCGAGAGCGGCTCACTGGCGACCAGAGCGGCCAGAGCGGGGATCGCCTTGGCCTGATAGGCGGCGAACTTACCCGTCCAGGTGATGTTGGCGCCGGACAGGAAAGCATCCCAGTCCAGACCGGGGGCCTTGGCGGGCAGGTCGGCGCGGGTCCACAGGGTGGTGGCGTGCTGGAAGTCCTCGCTCTCCTCGCGGCCGACATGGGCTTGGGCGATCTTTATCTCCAGCGCATAGATGGCATCGGCGCGCGCCTGCGCATCGCCCTGTGCCAGCCCGGCGTCGGTCATCAGCCTGGCGATATAGGCGCGGTACTTGCCCTGGATCGCCACCATCTTGGGATCGGTGGAGAGGTAATAATCCCGCTCGGGCATGCCAAGGCCGCCCTGCATCAGATAGGGCACCACCTCGCCGCCGGTCAGCGCCTGCGTCACGAAGAGGCCGAAGAGGTTCTCGGTGTGGAAATTGGTGGCGTTGAGCGGGTCGAGATCGGCGCGCACCTGCTGGCCGAGCACCCGGCTCAGGCTGGTCTTGTCGGTGATGGCGGCGAAACGGTCGAGATCGGGCTTGACCGGGGCAAGACCTCTGGCCTCGATCGCCGCAGTGTCGAGATAGGCGCGGTAATAGTCGCGGATCTTCTGCGCATCGCTGCCAGGCGCGGCAGGCTTGGCCAGCAGATCGGCGATCACGGTGTTGAGCTGGGCCTCGGTGGCATTGGACGCGGTGAGGAAGCTGCCCACGGAAGCGCGATCGGCGGGGATGTCCGTCCGCGCCAGCCAGGTGCCATTGGCATAGAGGTAGAAATCATCTCCGGGACGGATCGACTTGTCCATGTCCGCCGTCTGCACGCCCGCGCCCTGCCCGGCCGCCTGCGCGTAAGGCGCGGCCATGGCCAGAGCGCAACACGCCGCAAAACTGCCGAGATGGCGGAAGGTCCGTGCCATTCTGATGGCATCCTGATGCTTCATGAGGGGATCATCCTTTCCCATTGCATGTCCGAGACCCGGTCAGCGACGGAACGCACCAAAACTGCGGCTGACCGCTGACCGTTCATGCCTCTGTCACTACGCCTGCCAAGGAACAATGCAATCAGGGTGGATGACGATGGCGGTTGACCGCCACGCAGGCGCAAGGCGCGAAATACGCGAAAAGTATAGATGAATTGCTTTATGGTGATGCCCCTAGCAACAATGCAGCGAATTCATCGCGCCGTCCGCATTATCCTTCCCGGCATGCGCCCGGCCGATCAGCCCGACAATCCACAAGATGATGACAGGCTCCGTGCGATCGCCTTGCGTAAGATGCTGCGTGAAGCGCTGATGCAGCTCGACGGCATGGGTGCCAATCTGGCGGCGGCACATCTGGCGGCCTGCATCGATTCGCTGAACCGGCGCTTCGATCTGGACTAATTCATCCCCACTTATTTTTCCCCGACGAACGGGAGAAATCAGGCACTTTCACAAAAAGTATCAAAATGGATGGAATTATCATCCATTTTCGGTTGGACGTTACGCAACTTAACATCATATTAATGCCGGATCGAGCGTTTGCGATTCGAGCAATTCGTTGCGGCATGACAAGCCAAAGGAGTTGGAGAAGTTATGAATGCAACATTCAAACGTCTCCCCACTCATCGTCAGGATCATGACGCACCGCAGGATGCAGATACGAAATTGCGGGATATCGCGCGGTCGCTCGATCTTTTAGTCAGCGAATTGCAACTGGTTGCGGACACTCATCACATCACTCCTCCCAAAAGTGATGATGACACGCTGGATCGCGCGATCCAGATCTATCGCAACCGCCGCCGCCGGGAGCAGATTTTTGGCGACGCCACACTGTTTGGCGAACCGGCCTGGGACATCATGCTGGATCTGTTCGTGGCCTCTCGCCATGCCAAGCGGATCGCGGTGACCAGTGCCTGCATCGGCTCGGCGGTGCCCGCGACAACGGCGCTGCGCTGGATCAAGATCCTGGAAGAACGCGGACTGATTGAACGCGAGGTCGATGAAATCGACGCGAGACGCATCTTCGTGCGCCTGTCGCCACGCGGCAGCAGCCTGATGGAAGAATTCCTGGCAAGCTGACAGAGAGCCGGTGCGCAACGATGGTGCACCACTGCCCCATCGCCGGAAGACGTCATGGGAGCGCGAGGGTGTAACACCCTCGCACCTACCCCTTATCTTTACTTCAGCAGACGACCAAACGCGCCCTTACCGGCGTAGATCGCGCCCGAACCCAGCTCTTCCTCGATACGGATGAGCTGGTTGTACTTGGCCAACCGGTCCGAACGGGCCAGCGAGCCGGTCTTGATCTGACCGCAGTTGGTAGCGACGGCGAGGTCGGCAATCGTCGAATCCTCGGTCTCGCCCGAACGGTGGCTCATCACGGCGGTGTAACCGGCGCGCTGGGCGATGCTCACGGCTTCCAGCGTCTCGGTCAGCGTGCCGATCTGGTTGACCTTCACCAGCAGCGAGTTGGCCAGGCCCTTCTCGATGCCCATGGTCAGGCGCTTGGGGTTGGTGACGAAGAGATCGTCGCCCACGAGCTGCACCTTGTCGCCGATCTTGTCGGTTAGGGCCTTCCAGCCTTCGAAATCGTCCTCGCTCATGCCGTCCTCGATCGAGATGATCGCGTAGTCCTGCGAGAGCTTGGTGAGGTAATCGGCGAATTCCACCGGCGAGAGCGACAGGCCTTCGCCGCTGATCTCATACTTGCCGTTCTTGAAGAACTCGGTGGCGGCGCAGTCCAGCGCCAGCAGCACATCGGTGCCCAGCTTGAAACCGGCCTTCTCGACCGAGGCGCCGATGAAGTCCAGCGCGGCGCGCGTGCTGGCGATGTTGGGGGCAAAGCCGCCCTCGTCACCCACGGCGGTGGCCAGACCCTTGGCCGACAGGTCCTTCTTCAGCGTGTGGAAGATCTCGCTGCCCCAGCGCACGGCCTCGGCGATCGAGTCGGCGCCCACCGGCATGACCATGAATTCCTGGAAATCGATGGGGTTGTCGGCATGCTCGCCGCCGTTGATGATGTTCATCATCGGCACGGGCAGCACATGGGCCGACACGCCGCCGACATAGCTGTACAGCGGCAGACCGCGCGCATCGGCGGCAGCCTTGGCAGCGGCCAGCGACACGCCGAGGATGGCGTTGGCGCCCAGACGGGCCTTGTTGGGGGTGCCGTCCAGCTCGATCATGGCCAGATCGAGGTCGCGCTGGTCTTCCGCGTCGCGGCCTTCGAGCAGCTCGCTGATCTCGTCATTGACGGCATCGACGGCCTTGAGCACGCCCTTGCCCAGATAGCGGCTCTTGTCGCCGTCGCGCAGTTCCACGGCTTCATGCGCGCCGGTGCTGGCCCCCGAGGGAACCGCAGCCCGACCGAAGCTGCCATCTTCCAGCAGAACATCGACCTCGATCGTGGGGTTGCCACGGCTGTCGAGAATTTCGCGGGCATGGATATCGAGAATCGCGGTCATGGCGGGTTCATCTCCTCTGGACCAACTCAAAGGTCTTTCGTGACTGCTCCTTAGCAGCAGAGCCTTGGCAGGCAAGCTGCATTGCAGCATGATGGACCCAGGGACCACTTGCGGCGTTCCTGTAACGAGCAGGCGATTCTCGCTTTGTAATGAGCGGGCGATTGTCGCCAGACCCATGCCCCGCGGTGACCCGCCAGAGGAGGATAAAGCCATGGCCAAGACCGAAGCCACCGAGCACCTTGAAAAGTCCGCCAAGGACACCGCCCATTCGGCGGCCGAAACGATCCACGCCGCCAAGGATGTGGCCGGAGAGGCGGCTGCGGACGCCAAGGATCACGCCAAGGCCCGCTTCGCGCAGGCGCTGGATGAAGCCAAGGCCAGCGTCTCGGCACTGGGCAAGAAGGCCCATGAACAGACCGAGGCCTACCGCGAAAAGCTGGCCTCCGCCGATCTGATCAACCAGGGCAAGGAACTGGCCGCTGACGCCGCTGAACGCGCCGCCGCTCTGGCCAGTGACGGCAAGTCCAAGGCCAGCGATCTGCTGACCAGCCTGGGCAAGGTCGTGGCTGACAATGCCGGTGTGGTGAACGACAAGCTGGGCGAAAAATACGGCGATTACGCCCGTACCGCCGCCCGCTCGATCCAGGAAACGGCCGCCAAGCTCGAAGCCAAGGATCTGGGCGAGCTGGGCGAGGACGCCAAGGGCTTTGTCCGCGCCCGGCCCTTCGTGGCGCTGGGGATCGCGGCGGTTGCCGGGTTCCTGGTCGCCCGCGCTTTCACCAGCACGCCCGAGGTGCAGGAAGAAGCCTGATCCTGCGATCCGCTTGACCGGATTTCCGCGCGGGGGAGCGGCACAGATGCCGCTCCCCCGTGTTGCCATGCAATTTGGGGCTTGCCGGGCGTCGCGTCAGGCATGAATGTTGGGGCATGATTGACGAAACCGAACAGCATGACGATCAGGCGAACCAGCATGAAGGTGCAGGAAAACGCCCCATGGCGCTGACTTCGGAAATCGAGGGGCTGATTGCCGCCGCGCGTGAGGCCTTTTCCAGCGAGGTCGCCTATCAGCGCGCCCGCGCCATTCTGGCCAGCAAGATTGCCGGGCGGATCGCCGGTCTGGCAGCACTGGCGGCGGCGCTGGTGTTCTTTTTGCTGCTGGCGCTGGTGGTGGGCTTGCTGCTGGCACTCGCGCCGCTGCTGGGCACATGGCAGGCGCTGGGCATCGTGGTGCTGGCGCTGCTCTTGGGCATGGCGGTGGCAGCGTGGGCCGCTTTGCGTGCATGGCGGCGCCTCAAGGGCGTGCTGACCGGAAAGGCCAAGCCATGATCCAGGACGATGATCTGGCCGTGCTCAAGGCCCGCCGCGATATTTCGCGCGCCAATCTGGTCGAACGCATCGGTGAGGTGCGCCATCTGGCCGCCAATCCCACGGCCCTGATCAGCCGGGCCCGCGCCGATCTGGAACATGGCACCCGCTCAGCCACCTTTCAGGCGCTCGATATCGCCAATGACAATCGCGGCATCGTGGTTGCCACAGCCTCGGCGCTGGCGCTGTGGCTGATGCGACAGCAAGTGGCGCGGCAGATCGCGCTGCAACTGGGTCACAAGCTGGGCGACAGTGCCATCGAGGCGGGCAAAGCCCTGGCGGATCGTGCGCCAAGCTGGCTGGAAAATCTGGGCGACCGGCTGAAAAAGCCCGAAAGCAAGCTGGCTCGTGTAAGCCGCTGGCTGCCCTGGGGCAAAAAATAGGTATGTGACGGGGCGGCGCATGCCCCCTGCCCCCCGACTTTTGGCGAGTCCGGACCTTTCCCCAGGGCGAAAGCATGGCTTTCGACAGGATGCGATGCTATGCGGACGGCTCCTTCCCCCCATTCATGGGATATGCAATGCAGAAACTACACCTCGTGATCGGCGGCCGCGTGAAAGACCCGCAGGGCCTCGATTTTGTCGACCTGAAGGCTTTGGACTATGTCGGCGTGTTCCCCGACTATGCTTCGGCCGAGGAAGCCTGGCGCGGTGCCGCCCAGCGCAGCGTCGACGATGCCGAGATGAAGTATGTCGTCGTCCATCTGCATCGTCTGCTCGACCCGGCTTCGGAAGGCTGAGGTCAGGCGACCGCGCAGGACACAAAAAAGGCCCCAGCGATGGGGCCTTTTACGTTTGAGGTGAAGCGCCGGCTTCCCGGCACCCTCTCAGATGATGCGCCGGTTACCCGGCGCGGGCACACTCAGATGAACTCGATCTTGTTCACCACATAGAAGCGCTCACCGGCAGGCACGCTGACTTCGATCTCGTCCTCGATCCGCTTGCCGATCAGCGCGCGGCCCAGAGGCGAGTTGTAGCTGATCTTGCCGCCCTTGGCGTCGGCCTCATAGGTGCCGACGATCTGATAGCGCACCGGCTTGTCGTCATCGTCGAGCAGCGTCACCGTGGCACCGAACACCACCTTGTCGCCCGAAAGCGTGGTGGGATCGATGATGGTGGCGCGGCTGATCTTGTCCTCCAGGTCGGCGATGGTCGCCTCGACCTGGCCCTGGCGTTCTTTCGCCGCGTGATATTCGGCGTTTTCCGAAAGGTCGCCATGAGCGCGCGCTTCCTCGATCGCATCCACGATCTGCGGGCGCTCCTCACGCAGCGCCTTCAGCTCGGCGTTCAGCTTTTGATAGCCTTCCGCCAGCATCGGCAGCTTTTCGACACTCGCCATGTTCCGTCATCGTCCTTTTCAAGGCCCTCCCGTTTCAGCGACAGTTTCCCTAACCCGTTGGATAATCTCAACGGATTAAGGCCGATCGCTGGTGTGGGGAGGGCGTGATCGATCAACTATAATAGGACTGGAGCGGGCAAACTTCAAGTTTCGCGCGCGAAAGAGCCTCGATTGCATCCACAGCCGCGACACTGGCCGCCGCCGTGGTGAAGGAAGGCACCCTGGTGGAGAGCGCGATCTGACGGATCGACTGCGAATCCTTCAGGCTCTGCCAGCCTTCGGTGGTGTTGAAGATCAGCGCGATATCGCCATCGACGATCTTGTCGACGATATGCGGACGCCCTTCGGCCACCTTGTTCAATGCTCCACGGCAACGCCCTGATCGGCCAGGAACTTCGCCGTGCCGCCCGTGGCGACCAGCTTGAAGCCCATTGCCACCAGCTTGTGCGCGGCAGGCAGGATCACCGGCTTGTCGCTGTCCTTCACCGAGACGAAGACCGTGCCGCTCTGAGGCAGCTTGGTGCCCGCGCCCAACTGGGCCTTGGCGAAAGCGGTGGGGAAATCCTTGTCGATCCCCATCACCTCGCCGGTGGACTTCATTTCCGGGCTCAGCACCGGATCCACGCCCGCAAAGCGGTTGAAGGGGAACACGGCTTCCTTGACCGCCACATAGGGCAGGTCGCGCTTGAACGGCTCGAAGGTCGAGAGCTTCTCGCCCGCCATCACCCGCGCGGCGATCTTGGCCACCGGCTGCCCCAGCGCCTTGGCGACGAAGGGCACGGTGCGGCTAGCGCGCGGATTGACCTCGATGAGGTAAACCTCGCCATCCTTGACCGCGAACTGGATGTTCATCAGCCCCTTCACGCCCAGCGCCAGCGCCAGCAGATGGGCCTGACGCTCCATCTCGGCGATGATGTCGGCGGGCAGCGAGTAAGGCGGCAGCGAACAGGCCGAGTCGCCCGAGTGAATACCGGCTTCCTCGATATGCTGCATCACGCCCGCCACGCGGACTTCCTCACCATCGCACAGCGCATCGACGTCGCATTCCACGGCATCGCGCAGATACTGGTCGATCAGCACCGGGCTGTCGCCCGAGACCTGCACGGCGGTGGTGATGTAGTCATCGAGCTGCTGCAGGCTGTCGACG from Novosphingobium sp. encodes:
- a CDS encoding DUF1289 domain-containing protein; the protein is MRSPCVENCVFDGRTGWCRGCGRTKPECRQWKKAQPHEQRKISADLPRRLKKLAG
- the ribB gene encoding 3,4-dihydroxy-2-butanone-4-phosphate synthase, which encodes MSQTLIERVRRLITDGGMTKSGLARAAGLHANTLRDVGEPEWNPTAETLSKLERFLSDNDETPVLVSIEEIIEEARNGRMYILVDDEDRENEGDLIIPAQMCTPSAINFMVTHCRGLVCLALSSERIDELGLEPMHRHNRTPLGTAFTVSIEAREGISTGISAQDRARTVSVAIDGSKGSDDIVSPGHVFPLRARPGGVLVRAGHTEAAVDISRLAGLNPSGVICEIMREDGTMARFDDCVAFARQHGVKMATIRDLIAYRRKHDRMVSLKSESTFTSRFGGDWAARAYFNKATGEENLVLVKGRIDPTTPTLVRMHATSLFADLLGEVSPRADLLHRSMEIIGEEGAGVIVFVNRPTSEVSRAFELREQARAGNMKPIEELRDYGVGAQILAELGVHEITLLTNTHHTLVALEGYGLSIVGERCIQG
- the ribH gene encoding 6,7-dimethyl-8-ribityllumazine synthase, encoding MAKFLIVEARFYDHLNDQLIAGAKAAIKAAGHKSEVITVPGALEIPAAIALADSTGDYEGYVAIGVVIRGETYHFEIVAGESARGIMALSMDGLPIGNGILTVENEEQALVRADPAQKDKGGEAAKAAIALLALKEKFGA
- a CDS encoding M13 family metallopeptidase codes for the protein MARTFRHLGSFAACCALAMAAPYAQAAGQGAGVQTADMDKSIRPGDDFYLYANGTWLARTDIPADRASVGSFLTASNATEAQLNTVIADLLAKPAAPGSDAQKIRDYYRAYLDTAAIEARGLAPVKPDLDRFAAITDKTSLSRVLGQQVRADLDPLNATNFHTENLFGLFVTQALTGGEVVPYLMQGGLGMPERDYYLSTDPKMVAIQGKYRAYIARLMTDAGLAQGDAQARADAIYALEIKIAQAHVGREESEDFQHATTLWTRADLPAKAPGLDWDAFLSGANITWTGKFAAYQAKAIPALAALVASEPLSVWKDWLAFHQVSQYAAVLPKQIDDDRFAFYGTVLSGVAQPRPRDKRALAAVNNALGDALARIYVGRYFPASSKTRIQGMVVNIKAAFTSRIQALDWMAPSTKAEAIAKVKGIIVGIGYPDTWEDYAGLTVTPDNAYANAVAAGKFDTAHQLAKLGKPLDRNEWWLTSQTVNALNLPVQNALNFPAAILQKPFFDPAADAAYNYGAVGAVIGHEISHSFDNQGAAFDATGRLRNWWTEQDLKRFDAAGKMLAEEFSAYEPYPGLHIKGDLTLSENIADVAGLAASLDAYHASLHGAKAPVISGMTGDQRFFLAFAQTWATKYREAALRNIVATNGHAPGQYRALTVRNLDAWYDAFGVKPGDKLYLPPEKRAKIW
- a CDS encoding winged helix DNA-binding protein, with the protein product MNATFKRLPTHRQDHDAPQDADTKLRDIARSLDLLVSELQLVADTHHITPPKSDDDTLDRAIQIYRNRRRREQIFGDATLFGEPAWDIMLDLFVASRHAKRIAVTSACIGSAVPATTALRWIKILEERGLIEREVDEIDARRIFVRLSPRGSSLMEEFLAS
- the eno gene encoding phosphopyruvate hydratase; the encoded protein is MTAILDIHAREILDSRGNPTIEVDVLLEDGSFGRAAVPSGASTGAHEAVELRDGDKSRYLGKGVLKAVDAVNDEISELLEGRDAEDQRDLDLAMIELDGTPNKARLGANAILGVSLAAAKAAADARGLPLYSYVGGVSAHVLPVPMMNIINGGEHADNPIDFQEFMVMPVGADSIAEAVRWGSEIFHTLKKDLSAKGLATAVGDEGGFAPNIASTRAALDFIGASVEKAGFKLGTDVLLALDCAATEFFKNGKYEISGEGLSLSPVEFADYLTKLSQDYAIISIEDGMSEDDFEGWKALTDKIGDKVQLVGDDLFVTNPKRLTMGIEKGLANSLLVKVNQIGTLTETLEAVSIAQRAGYTAVMSHRSGETEDSTIADLAVATNCGQIKTGSLARSDRLAKYNQLIRIEEELGSGAIYAGKGAFGRLLK
- a CDS encoding DUF4170 domain-containing protein — its product is MQKLHLVIGGRVKDPQGLDFVDLKALDYVGVFPDYASAEEAWRGAAQRSVDDAEMKYVVVHLHRLLDPASEG
- the greA gene encoding transcription elongation factor GreA is translated as MASVEKLPMLAEGYQKLNAELKALREERPQIVDAIEEARAHGDLSENAEYHAAKERQGQVEATIADLEDKISRATIIDPTTLSGDKVVFGATVTLLDDDDKPVRYQIVGTYEADAKGGKISYNSPLGRALIGKRIEDEIEVSVPAGERFYVVNKIEFI